The window AACGACGCGTGCGCTTGCCAGCAGCAGGGTGTCCGCCATCTCACGCCCCACCGCGAGGCGGAGGGCGAACGCCGGGACGGGCAGCGGCGTGGGGCGCGACAGGGCTTTTCCGAGAGCCTCCGTAAATTCCCGGTTGGTCACAGGGCGCGGCGCGACGGCGTTGACCGGGCCGCTCAGTGCACCGCACTGCAACGAATGGAGGAGGATGAGAGGAAGATCGTCGAGGGCGACCCAGCTGACGTACTGCGTC is drawn from Candidatus Deferrimicrobium sp. and contains these coding sequences:
- a CDS encoding DUF1731 domain-containing protein; translation: TQYVSWVALDDLPLILLHSLQCGALSGPVNAVAPRPVTNREFTEALGKALSRPTPLPVPAFALRLAVGREMADTLLLASARVVPRRLEETGYPFLYPELGGALRHLLGKGGPQ